ACAGAGAGAGAAAATTACATCCATGCCTACAGTGGGCTTCGAACTCACAGCCACTAGTCCAGTACAGTAACCACTAGACCAGTGACCGGCATAAACAATGTTATTAGGTTTAGTTTAATTTCCAATGACTTTATTTTCGCAACTCTTCCGTAATTTTTAGTTACACATTAGCTTGTAATTTGTTGACGTTATCTCTCAGTTCAAgcattagttatattttttaaaaaatcatattattacatttgttCTCTTTAGCAATAGTCATGCTAAAAACTTTGTCCAgctgaaaaaaatgatattagcTCCTGAAGAGTATATCTTAGAATGGTGCCATTGCATAGCCTGATTTATCATAAGGCTTGAGAGGCCCAGGCTTcctaaatgttacaaataatttctttttctgcctttgcttaagaattataattatgagtTAACAAagattgatataaatataagctcaaatttactaacatatcataatttattatatgtcataaataatttaaaaacacttcataattaaacaataggtaagttttgtttaaagtaaCTTCATCTTCCTTTtgcaatcaaaatataaaaagcaaaccTCGAAATGAATTTTGGTTTGAATTTAGTAATCAAATAATTCTAGATATGTCcaatatgaatagaaaatataattactgcaggtaaaaaataatttgatacattGACAAAAAGTAACTGTACATCATATTCATAAAGTAGTAATTATAGTAACAGTCTTGTCTAGAGTatctgaaacttttaaaaaataaaagtttcagatTTGTTGGAGtggtttttatagaaaaaaaaatgcagcgtTTTAGCAATTAAGAAAAGGAGTAACTTGAGGAGTTTGAAATATAAGAGTCTTGAGGAGATGAGTCATCACTCATTTCAGATACTTGCAACTGCAAAACTGTCAACAAAGGCAAGGGTGCCACTGGATTACTTTCAGTAGGAGGCTTCTGCTGGTTATTAATTGCTGATGATGAAGCCTCATTATTATTCGtagaactaaaaagaaaaaaaataggttgaATGCATATCATTACTTAATTAGAGacacaaaagtttttaatatgtaatcaGAAATGAATTaacacaattaatttattttttattttattttataatagtcgttgaacagccaacccagttctatgggcttacgactaccaatgttcaactccgtagccttgtaattttgaacccaatccagaaaataagggaactcctggatcaagtattgtgaaaaatttgccttcatggaagatttttgaggaaactaacccacatttgcattacatgggaaggaagaccacaagaagctcccatggttagccagacaacaaggggactctaacactgaggataacacaattaattaaaaagatcaaCACATTACAccttaagagttttttttcattaaatttacttttattaaattcttcaacTATTGGCGTTTCACTGTGCcgaaattttcagatttatacAACTTAACTAGAaagttattcttaaataatataataaaaaatattttcaaaatttttttgccaaGTCCAAATTTattagggggaaaaaaaacaaaatacaattatttatttattatattcaagtGATTACCAAATATTAAGGATTTTACAAACAAATGTGGCtcgggggatagagcgctcgcctctaTCCGAGGTGAACCGAATTCGTTCCCAGTGACAGCTGGTCGATTTGAATTcagcacccggctcgcaccgaccacagtgctgacagaaaatatcctcagtggtagaaggatcacGGGTTAGACTCCCCTTGCCGCCAGACTAACTGTGGGagtttctcgtggtcttcctctccatgtaatgcaaatgcgagttagttccatcaaaaagtcctccacaaaggcaactttctcaaaatactgtatccaggagttcccttgtcttctggactgggttcaaaattacaaggctacgtagttggacattagtagtcgtaaacccaaacatTGGGTCGACTGTTGAACGAtggttatagaataaaataaaatgaagaacgtgaataataaataatgaaacagtTATTACCACTGTGTGTTTTCCTTTGCAAGGTCACCACCTCTTTCTGAGATGCTCTGGTCTCCCTTAGGCACAGTGTGGTTGACATCATTCTGTAGGTCATAGAAACGCTGAATATCAAGAGGAGATAAATCTGCTTCCATGAAAGATTTGATTGAAGCACCTTTCTCATTTGATAAGCCTATAAGAAGAGCAGTAGTGttacttaaaataagtttatctaATCACCCCTTGCAGGAAGTTCTGTTTGCATGTGCTCTACAAAAACATCAGAATATATTTGGGTCTATTCATCTTGCAATGATAGATGAAAACTTACCACGCCTGATTTATGGCCTGAGTAGTCTTCACCCCATAATGTTTGTCTGAAAGTAGGATTTGAGAATCATTTAAGACAGGGGTGGCCAACCTGCGGCTCGCGAGCCACACACTGTTTGAAGGATTACTTGTGGCTCTCAATAAATGCACCcgagttcccttttcttttttgtgctattatattttaatatttttctgtacccatttgaaattaacataattcaagGTGAGTGttccatttccaatataattatgacccAAAAAGCATctgaagaattagaattaatagagatgcaagaCGATCAagctttgtaattaaaatataagttgagattgattactgaattttggaaatttgtaccagaatcgaagtatcctgaattaaaaaaggctgtatcaaaaaataaacaatttacacACATTCTTCAAATACAGGGGGGGGGAACACAGAGCATTTAtctaaatagataataaaaataaatttacattcttatatattgcaattattcaaatattatgtcAGCATATTTTTGCCAGTTTTGAAACCCTACTCCTACCCTTGTCTGTAAAATTAAGCAAACCACAAACCCTCTTTCAAGCTTATGTATGACAGTTGCTACTCCCCtagattttgtttcaattaactaaataatCTAGTTTTgggaataattaagaattcTAATAAAGATATGTAACTTTGCATTAAAAggaagttttaattcatttcataaaattttgaatattctttAGTAATCTTTTGTAACTCAATGAAAATTCTTGAAActcatcgaatttttttttttttttaaacctattgaaaatttttctttttctttaaactcaaaataatcTTAGTTTTgggaataattaagaattgtaataaaaagatGTAACGTTGCATTAAAAGgaagtttacatttaaattcattttatataattttgaatattctttagtaattctttgaaaactcattgaaaaaaaatttaaactccttgaaaaaacattttcttcttcttaaaactcaaaataatatagttttgggaataattaagaattcTAATAAAAGATGTAACTTNNNNNNNNNNNNNNNNNNNNNNNNNNNNNNNNNNNNNNNNNNNNNNNNNNNNNNNNNNNNNNNNNNNNNNNNNNNNNNNNNNNNNNNNNNNNNNNNNNNNNNNNNNNNNNNNNNNNNNNNNNNNNNNNNNNNNNNNNNNNNNNNNNNNNNNNNNNNNNNNNNNNNNNNNNNNNNNNNNNNNNNNNNNNNNNNNNNNNNNNNNNNNNNNNNNNNNNNNNNNNNNNNNNNNNNNNNNNNNNNNNNNNNNNNNNNNNNNNNNNNNNNNNNNNNNNNNNNNNNNNNNNNNNNNNNNNNNNNNNNNNNNNNNNNNNNNNNNNNNNNNNNNNNNNNNNNNNNNNNNNNNNNNNNNNNNNNNNNNNNNNNNNNNNNNNNNNNNNNNNNNNNNNNNNNNNNNNNNNNNNNNNNNNNNNNNNNNNNNNNNNNNNNNNNNNNNNNNNNNNNNNNNNNNNNNNNNNNNNNNNNNNNNNNNNNNNNNNNNNNNNNNNNNNNNNNNNNNNNNNNNNNNNNNNNNNNNNNNNNNNNNNNNNNNNNNNNNNNNNNNNNNNNNNNNNNNNNNNNNNNNNNNNNNNNNNNNNNNNNNNNNNNNNNNNNNNNNNNNNNNNNNNNNNNNNNNNNNNNNNNNNNNNNNNNNNNNNNNNNNNNNNNNNNNNNNNNNNNNNNNNNNNNNNNNNNNNNNNNNNNNNNNNNNNNNNNNNNNNNNNNNNNNNNNNNNNNNNNNNNNNNNNNNNNNNNNNNNNNNNNNNNNNNNNNNNNNNNNNNNNNNNNNNNNNNNNNNNNNNNNNNNNNNNNNNNNNNNNNNNNNNNNNNNNNNNNNNNNNNNNNNNNNNNNNNNNNNNNNNNNNNNNNNNNNNNNNNNNNNNNNNNNNNNNNNNNNNNNNNNNNNNNNNNNNNNNNNNNNNNNNNNNNNNNNNNNNNNNNNNNNNNNNNNNNNNNNNNNNNNNNNNNNNNNNNNNNNNNNNNNNNNNNNNNNNNNNNNNNNNNNNNNNNNNNNNNNNNNNNNNNNNNNNNNNNNNNNNNNNNNNNNNNNNNNNNNNNNNNNNNNNNNNNNNNNNNNNNNNNNNNNNNNNNNNNNNNNNNNNNNNNNNNNNNNNNNNNNNNNNNNNNNNNNNNNNNNNNNNNNNNNNNNNNNNNNNNNNNNNNNNNNNNNNNNNNNNNNNNNNNNNNNNNNNNNNNNNNNNNNNNNNNNNNNNNNNNNNNNNNNNNNNNNNNNNNNNNNNNNNNNNNNNNNNNNNNNNNNNNNNNNNNNNNNNNNNNNNNNNNNNNNNNNNNNNNNNNNNNNNNNNNNNNNNNNNNNNNNNNNNNNNNatgtttattcagagaaagtacgtttttgtgtctgatttcgtaacttaattaatagttagcactaattaattagcatatttgaggtcacccccaggaaccattaagattgacacttagttcgtgaaaatcggatcattagaacgaaagttattcagggtgatatcctttttttttttgcggactgtacaggGTATTTTCAAATTgctgactaattccaagaatttttcaagacttaacaaagttactattttcccTGACAttaacacaacaataaatttaaaaaaagcattataataacattaaacgaaatgataggtataaccaaaactgttaaaCTCAgcatatagattttaaattcaaaaaacagagtaaagaaagtcttaaagcaataaaatagcttgaaaaaatacaaaagcaaataatttttttctccagaattacattctaaagatacttttcttgttcattggAAAAGAAGGACATACTTCGGATTTTTCTGCtttcatttcagaataaaataattcgccaatgactggcttgcttgcttcagctagaattttaaattgataaaataaatttttaaaaaattctgaaatctccgaagtttaaaagataattcgctctagaaattatgttttttctttcattttttaa
The nucleotide sequence above comes from Parasteatoda tepidariorum isolate YZ-2023 chromosome 6, CAS_Ptep_4.0, whole genome shotgun sequence. Encoded proteins:
- the LOC122269623 gene encoding uncharacterized protein yields the protein MEADLSPLDIQRFYDLQNDVNHTVPKGDQSISERGGDLAKENTQCSTNNNEASSSAINNQQKPPTESNPVAPLPLLTVLQLQVSEMSDDSSPQDSYISNSSSYSFS